From Microscilla marina ATCC 23134, one genomic window encodes:
- a CDS encoding IS4 family transposase, with the protein MGKVSVSDLFSLLPDDLLDNLSQSTDVDKWVSKLPGKLFIKLLLYSVLNNERLSLREISSEMSNPIFQSFSSEMVEQMAGWTGIRERLRHIKLPFIEQVYEHFFAEAHALYGEKKLLDYHIKRYDSTLIKVFGHLLQGMKVGNTSKNKFQVKLTTEHTDGFGLRVSFHQDQAHLSEETALQEQINLGKHSSQDIIVFDNGLKGRRKFKDFDEASIQFVTNIGKKPRYQVNRPHQLLDRHHPDLDFIQDSVVQLFERGQPTNSMEHEFRLIEFRVKETGKHLFILSNLWDLPAEVVAQVYLMRWDIEVIFRFLKQEMNLTHFVCNDLNAIKVMIYVKLIAAMMILIFKQKNAIKTYKRAKKLFLEDIYLLIIVEMMESPDLSQWFLKKAKKRLKRE; encoded by the coding sequence ATGGGTAAAGTTAGCGTTTCGGATTTATTTTCCCTTCTACCTGATGATTTGCTTGATAACTTAAGTCAGTCTACTGATGTAGATAAGTGGGTAAGCAAATTACCAGGCAAACTATTTATTAAGCTACTGCTATACAGCGTGTTAAACAATGAGCGTCTTAGCCTTCGGGAAATATCATCTGAGATGAGCAATCCTATATTTCAAAGTTTTTCATCTGAGATGGTCGAACAAATGGCTGGTTGGACTGGTATTCGGGAACGTTTGCGGCATATCAAGCTTCCTTTTATCGAGCAGGTATATGAACATTTTTTTGCAGAAGCTCATGCTTTATATGGAGAGAAAAAGCTTCTTGATTACCATATCAAACGTTACGACTCTACTTTGATTAAGGTATTTGGTCATTTATTACAAGGAATGAAAGTAGGTAATACATCTAAAAATAAATTTCAAGTAAAACTGACTACTGAGCACACTGATGGTTTTGGTCTCCGTGTGAGTTTCCATCAAGATCAGGCTCATTTAAGTGAAGAAACCGCCTTGCAAGAACAAATTAATCTGGGAAAACACAGCTCCCAAGATATTATAGTTTTTGATAATGGTTTGAAAGGGCGTCGTAAGTTTAAAGATTTTGATGAAGCATCTATACAGTTTGTGACCAATATAGGTAAAAAGCCCCGTTATCAGGTGAATCGTCCTCATCAGCTCCTAGATCGCCACCACCCTGATTTAGACTTTATACAAGACAGTGTTGTACAATTATTTGAGCGTGGACAACCTACCAATTCAATGGAGCATGAGTTTAGGTTGATAGAGTTTAGAGTTAAGGAAACGGGGAAGCACCTTTTTATCCTGAGCAATCTTTGGGATTTACCCGCAGAAGTGGTGGCTCAGGTTTACTTGATGAGATGGGATATAGAAGTGATTTTCAGGTTTTTAAAACAAGAAATGAACCTTACACACTTTGTTTGTAATGATCTGAATGCTATAAAAGTAATGATTTATGTAAAGCTTATTGCAGCAATGATGATCCTTATTTTTAAACAAAAAAATGCCATCAAAACATATAAAAGAGCCAAAAAACTCTTTTTGGAAGACATCTATCTTTTGATTATAGTAGAAATGATGGAAAGTCCAGACCTGAGTCAATGGTTTCTAAAAAAAGCAAAAAAAAGACTGAAAAGAGAATAG
- the ispE gene encoding 4-(cytidine 5'-diphospho)-2-C-methyl-D-erythritol kinase: protein MISFPNAKINLGLNIIEKRSDGFHNLESCFYPTGWTDILEILPANQLLFESTGIPIPDNGNENLCLKAYHLLSADFDLPPVHIHLHKIIPIGAGLGGGSADAAFTIKTLNDLFELKLTAIVMQDYARQLGSDCAFFIENVPKYCFGKGDQFKEIDIKLKDKFLVLVYPNQHVSTGEAYAGICPMEATDNLQEALQLEANVWKQKVKNDFEPQVFTKYPHIAAIKTKLYEQGALYASMTGSGSTLFGIFDQVVTPDFSPAYTVYSQPLSI from the coding sequence ATGATTAGTTTTCCTAATGCTAAAATAAACCTGGGGCTCAATATTATAGAGAAGCGCTCAGATGGTTTTCATAACCTGGAGTCCTGTTTTTACCCTACAGGGTGGACAGACATACTCGAAATACTGCCCGCCAACCAGCTATTATTCGAATCAACCGGTATACCTATCCCTGACAACGGCAACGAAAATCTTTGTCTTAAGGCGTATCACTTATTGAGTGCCGATTTTGACCTGCCACCTGTGCACATTCATTTACACAAAATTATTCCTATTGGTGCAGGTTTAGGAGGAGGCTCTGCTGATGCTGCATTTACCATTAAAACCCTGAACGACCTGTTTGAACTCAAGCTTACTGCCATTGTAATGCAAGATTATGCCCGCCAATTGGGCAGCGATTGTGCTTTTTTTATTGAAAATGTACCTAAGTATTGTTTTGGTAAAGGTGACCAGTTCAAAGAAATTGACATCAAGCTTAAAGACAAGTTTTTGGTATTGGTATACCCCAACCAACATGTGTCTACTGGTGAGGCGTATGCAGGTATTTGCCCTATGGAGGCAACCGATAACCTACAGGAGGCATTGCAACTTGAAGCAAATGTTTGGAAGCAAAAAGTTAAAAACGATTTTGAACCACAGGTTTTTACCAAGTACCCCCATATAGCCGCCATCAAAACTAAGTTGTATGAGCAAGGGGCTTTATATGCCAGCATGACAGGGTCAGGGTCTACTTTGTTTGGTATATTCGACCAAGTTGTTACTCCCGATTTTTCGCCAGCATACACAGTATATAGTCAGCCTTTATCTATCTAA